The Cardiobacteriaceae bacterium TAE3-ERU3 genome includes a region encoding these proteins:
- the ppa gene encoding inorganic diphosphatase encodes MSLKNVPAGKNLPESFNVVIEISANSGPVKYEIDKETGALTVDRFMPTAMYYPANYGYIPQTLCDDGDPLDVLVLTPHPVEPGCVIESRALGVLHMTDEKGGDAKLLAVPTEKLCPIYAQYQSIDDLPELTLEQIRHFFEQYKALEKGKWVKLDGWGDKAAAEEEVRNSVKLYQKEG; translated from the coding sequence ATGAGCTTAAAAAATGTACCGGCCGGCAAAAATTTGCCAGAATCTTTTAATGTTGTAATTGAAATTTCAGCTAATTCAGGCCCTGTTAAATACGAAATCGATAAAGAAACCGGTGCGTTGACCGTTGACCGTTTCATGCCAACAGCAATGTATTATCCTGCTAACTATGGCTATATCCCACAAACGCTGTGTGATGATGGTGATCCACTGGACGTATTGGTACTGACGCCTCACCCAGTTGAGCCGGGTTGTGTCATTGAATCTCGTGCCTTGGGTGTTTTGCATATGACTGATGAAAAAGGTGGTGATGCAAAACTGTTGGCTGTGCCGACTGAAAAGCTTTGCCCAATCTATGCCCAATACCAAAGTATTGATGATTTGCCAGAGCTGACGCTTGAGCAAATCCGCCACTTCTTTGAGCAGTACAAGGCACTTGAAAAAGGTAAGTGGGTTAAGCTTGATGGCTGGGGCGATAAAGCAGCCGCAGAGGAAGAAGTGCGCAATAGCGTCAAGCTCTATCAAAAAGAAGGCTAA
- the lysM gene encoding peptidoglycan-binding protein LysM, which translates to MFDFLTDAGEQIIAQKKAEQEKSIEQLNQEAADAICAHVEQQKLGLEDLEVSFSAAEGLVTLKGRAPDQAACEKAALAAGNIKGVAKVENDLEVEQNGEEARYHEVQKGETLSHIAKEYYGNANEYNKIFEANKPMLSSADKIYPGQKLRIPT; encoded by the coding sequence ATGTTTGATTTTTTGACCGATGCTGGTGAGCAAATTATTGCGCAGAAAAAAGCTGAGCAAGAGAAAAGTATAGAGCAATTGAACCAAGAAGCGGCTGACGCAATTTGTGCGCACGTTGAGCAGCAGAAGCTTGGCTTGGAAGATCTGGAAGTGTCATTTTCAGCAGCAGAAGGTTTGGTGACTTTGAAAGGGCGTGCGCCAGATCAAGCTGCGTGTGAGAAGGCTGCATTGGCTGCTGGGAACATCAAAGGCGTAGCCAAGGTTGAAAATGATCTGGAAGTTGAACAGAATGGTGAGGAAGCGCGCTACCACGAAGTACAAAAGGGCGAAACGCTGTCCCATATTGCCAAAGAGTATTACGGCAATGCCAATGAGTACAACAAGATTTTTGAAGCGAATAAGCCAATGTTGAGCAGTGCGGATAAAATTTATCCAGGGCAGAAGCTGCGTATTCCCACATAA
- the ilvD gene encoding dihydroxy-acid dehydratase, with amino-acid sequence MSKITYRSKTSTGGRNMAGARALWRATGMKDGDFNKPIVAVVNSFTQFVPGHVHLKDIGQMVAREIEKAGGVAKEFNTIAVDDGIAMGHDGMLYSLPSRDIIADSVEYMVNAHCADAMVCISNCDKITPGMLMAAMRLNIPVIFVSGGPMEAGKTKLAEHHLDLVDAMVMAADPDVSDNTVAEIERSACPTCGSCSGMFTANSMNCLTEAMGLSLPGNGTVLATHADRRELFLKAARQIVTNARRYYEEGDDRVLPRTIASAKAFHNAMTLDIAMGGSTNTILHLLAAAQEAEVNYTLLDIDALSRKVPQLCKVAPNTQKYHIEDVHRAGGIMNILAELDRAGLLHTDLPTVHSATLKDAITHFDLVAGTGGEEVRHFYLAGPAGIPTQEAFSQDCRYPSLDEDRAQGCIRNIEHAYGQEGGLAVLYGNIALDGCVVKTAGVDESIHVFSGKAKVYESQDAAVTAILKKQVKAGDIVIIRYEGPRGGPGMQEMLYPTSYLKSMGLGKECALLTDGRFSGGTSGLSIGHASPEAAAGGAIGLIEDGDRIDINIPERSINLIIDDAELARRREAQDKKGWQPAEPRERYVSTALQAYALLATSADKGAVRDKARLAELSRRG; translated from the coding sequence ATGAGCAAAATAACCTATCGTTCCAAGACTTCTACCGGCGGGCGTAATATGGCCGGTGCGCGTGCATTATGGCGTGCAACCGGAATGAAAGATGGTGATTTCAATAAGCCTATTGTCGCGGTCGTCAATTCGTTTACCCAGTTTGTGCCGGGGCATGTGCACCTGAAAGACATCGGGCAAATGGTTGCGCGCGAGATTGAGAAGGCGGGCGGTGTTGCTAAAGAGTTCAATACCATTGCTGTAGATGACGGTATTGCTATGGGACATGATGGCATGCTTTACTCGCTGCCATCGCGCGATATCATTGCAGATAGCGTCGAATATATGGTTAATGCGCATTGCGCGGATGCGATGGTGTGCATTTCTAACTGCGACAAAATTACCCCCGGTATGTTGATGGCCGCAATGCGCCTCAACATCCCTGTGATTTTTGTCTCTGGTGGGCCGATGGAGGCGGGCAAAACCAAGCTGGCCGAACATCATCTTGACTTGGTCGATGCGATGGTTATGGCTGCTGATCCTGATGTCAGTGACAATACTGTCGCTGAAATAGAGCGCAGTGCTTGCCCAACTTGTGGCTCTTGCTCAGGGATGTTTACAGCGAACTCGATGAACTGCTTGACTGAAGCCATGGGGCTGTCTTTACCAGGCAACGGTACCGTACTGGCGACACACGCTGATCGTCGTGAATTATTCTTGAAAGCGGCACGTCAGATTGTCACTAATGCTCGGCGTTATTACGAAGAAGGTGATGACCGTGTCTTACCGCGCACTATCGCATCAGCAAAAGCATTTCATAATGCCATGACCCTCGATATTGCAATGGGGGGCTCAACCAATACTATTTTGCACTTACTCGCAGCAGCGCAAGAAGCAGAAGTGAATTACACACTGCTCGATATTGATGCGTTGTCGCGCAAAGTACCTCAGCTGTGCAAGGTCGCACCGAATACCCAAAAATATCATATTGAAGACGTGCATCGTGCTGGCGGGATTATGAATATCCTTGCGGAGCTGGATCGTGCAGGGTTGTTACATACGGATCTCCCCACAGTACACAGTGCGACGCTTAAAGATGCGATCACTCATTTTGACCTCGTCGCCGGTACAGGTGGAGAGGAAGTCAGGCACTTTTATTTGGCAGGCCCTGCGGGTATCCCGACGCAAGAGGCATTTAGTCAGGATTGTCGTTACCCGTCACTTGATGAAGACCGGGCGCAAGGTTGTATCCGCAATATAGAGCATGCTTATGGGCAGGAGGGTGGTCTCGCTGTATTGTACGGCAATATTGCACTTGATGGATGTGTGGTGAAAACGGCTGGTGTTGATGAGTCAATTCACGTATTTAGCGGTAAAGCAAAGGTTTATGAGAGTCAGGATGCCGCAGTAACCGCAATCTTGAAGAAGCAAGTCAAAGCCGGTGATATCGTCATTATCCGTTACGAAGGGCCACGTGGAGGCCCAGGCATGCAGGAAATGCTTTATCCGACCAGTTATCTCAAATCCATGGGGCTGGGCAAGGAATGTGCTTTGCTCACCGATGGGCGCTTTTCTGGTGGTACGTCGGGCTTGTCCATTGGTCATGCCTCACCAGAGGCCGCGGCCGGTGGTGCGATTGGCTTGATTGAGGACGGCGACCGCATTGACATCAATATTCCCGAGCGCAGCATTAACCTGATCATTGATGATGCAGAGCTGGCGCGGCGCCGCGAAGCGCAAGACAAGAAAGGCTGGCAGCCAGCTGAACCTAGAGAACGATACGTCAGCACGGCATTACAAGCTTATGCATTGCTGGCGACCAGTGCCGATAAAGGCGCAGTGCGCGATAAAGCGCGCTTGGCGGAGCTGTCTCGGCGAGGCTAG